The Mastomys coucha isolate ucsf_1 unplaced genomic scaffold, UCSF_Mcou_1 pScaffold3, whole genome shotgun sequence DNA window GCCCCAGACCTGTGCCTAGCTCTGGTCAACTTGCAGGGCATACGGACAAATGTGGAGACCCTGAGCCGGCTTGTCAGCAGTCCTGAGGAGTCATGCCCACCTCCCTGCCTGACAGCCCTAAGAGCAAGGCAGTCCCCTCCCACGAAGAACCCTACTCCTTCAGTAGGCAGGGCACTACTGAGGTGACCCAAAGGCTCAATTATGACAGCAAAGGATCGgagttctatccccaggacccgtgtttaaaaaaagaaacaggacaggtagggctacacagataaaaagcccgtctcagaaaacaaacaaagaaacaaacaagcaaacagataCTGGTGGCCCATATTCGTAATTCCGCAGTGGGGGGAGTGCAGGCAGGAAAGCAGACCCTcagggctcactggctagccagcctagtcTGCTTGGCAGAGAAGTTAGCTGGCAAAGAGCTTTCCTGAATTGGATTCCCCAGCATCCTCATTAAAAAGCTGGGAGCAGGGCATGGtcatgcacacttttaatcctagcactcaggaggcagatgcaggaagaaggatctctgtgagttcaagaccagcctggtctacagagtgagttccaggacagccagggctacacagagaaactctatgacaaatcctgtcttggaaagctaactaactaactaactaaataaataataaaaataaacaaaaacgaAACATTTAGAACAGTGCTTGGCACAGAGTGAAGTTGGTGAGTGCTGGGGGCTTATTCCTTAATTATTATTTGGTCTTACATGCTTTGTTTACAAgtatatgaattatttttatagattacatatataaaacatatatagataCAAACCTATGAATAACTATGGAAAGCTATTAATATCTCTTAGCAATCATGGATCAGAGCCtagatttgctttgctttttgagatagggtcaccCGTAGCCctagcaggccttgaactcactatgcagctgaggatagctttgaactcctgctcctcctctcttgcctctacttctcaagtggtgggattacagcTTCAAGAGATAACCTGAACCATATATCACAGCTGTAAAGCCCAGGAATCATGACTTCGAGCCACTCTGCAGGAGCCAGGGTCTGCCCTCACATGCCCAGCACCTACCTCTGCTCCCCAACATATCCCAGCCCCATGATATGGAAAAGGACAGGACCCCAGGCTCCATCCCTACCTGACAGCTGGAGGGGGTGTGTGCTCCGGTTCTTGCCCCTAGCCCCAGGCCTGGTGTGGCAGACCAAGGGCTCCCAGGCTTCCAGCTCTTCAGAGGGCAGGGAAAGCTGGGCCAGGCTAGTCCAGGTGCCATCCGGTGCTGGAGAGGGCCCATAGGTGAAGGCATCTAGGGCACTGCCATTGCCAGCTGAGAACCAGACAGGGTTGTCAAAGCCAGGGGGTGCTGCATCAAGGACCAGGCAAACCACCAGCGTGTGCCGCCTTCCATCTACCAGCAGTGTGATGGGTGGagccagagaaggaaagggggtgcCAGTGATGCCTGCAAGAgtgagaattttgatttctttaaaaacacaggcagggcagtggtggcgcatgcctttaatcccagaacttgggaggcagaggcaggtagatttctgagtttaaggccagcctggtctacagagtgagttccaggacagccagggctacacagagaaaccctgtcttaaaagaaaaaccaaaccaaaccaaaccaaaacaaaaaacccaaacaaacaaacaagcaaaaccccaCAGAAATAGGAATGTGCTTTCATGTCAACCCCAGGCGAGGGgctgtggggctgcttcagattctCCACAGCAGCTGGCTACggtttgcctcgtgctctagcggGCCGTAGTTTTGCCAGCagcagatagtttctgcgattgtgtgattttggaattctggggactttttagAGGGTGTATGACTGCTAGGGCTCTGAGAGATGCGGAGGGTTGTTGGTGGGTGGGTAGTTGGTGGTTGGTTGCTGTCGGTcttggtttgttaagtagtcatgtgtAAAGAAGGCAGCAAACAAAGACATTAGCTATCCTGACGGCGAAGACCAGCTTGATGCCCCTAGCCAGACGGTGCAGGAGCAGTCGAACAGTAACATCCACCCTCTCCTTcctattcttcttttctctcctatgTAGTGTTAGAGTTGGAAGGGTGGAGAAGGGCAGAAGAGGAAAGAGCCCACAGGGTACCCAGAGGCCAGCCGAGACCTCCCTTCCTTTCAtcaaactttcttttcttcttttcttctccccttctttttGGTGATGTGTAACTTTGATTttttcaaagcttttttttttttttttttttaagatttatttctttattgttatatgtaagtacactgtagctgttttcggacgcaccagaagagggcgtcagaccccatcacggatggttgtgagccaccatgtggttgctaggatttgaactcaggaccttcggtaaagcagtcagtgctcctacccactgagccatcttaccagcccccctCAAAGTTTATTTGtaatgatagttcttaaatgctttaacctcccttctagcccaccacccaccaggagccgtggaaaagaaaggatatgggggaagtggacctatttagaaaggttctttggagcaaatcccatctgtgttaTCAGGAAGTCAGCAATTCAGTTCATAGGTTAGCAGTGGCAACTTGATTCACTTGCAAATGTTTCACGGACACAGCAGTCCAGTTCTGTAGTGTCAGGTTACCAGCATCAGTGGCgggacctagcagagacagtcaggcctCTGCCTCAGTACTAGTCAGCAAGAGAGAccagcagggacaccaggagaagttctctgctgtgcctctcttggggaagtgaagatcagccaAGACAGGTGAtacacagctagctgtaccagcaagccaagctcagcctccgtCACTGTCCATCGGCgggtcctatttatac harbors:
- the Ptcra gene encoding LOW QUALITY PROTEIN: pre T-cell antigen receptor alpha (The sequence of the model RefSeq protein was modified relative to this genomic sequence to represent the inferred CDS: inserted 1 base in 1 codon), with the protein product MPLQEWAMARTWLLLLLGFRCQALPSGITGTPFPSLAPPITLLVDGRRHTLVVCLVLDAAPPGFDNPVWFSAGNGSALDAFTYGPSPAPDGTWTSLAQLSLPSEELEAWEPLVCHTRPGARGKNRSTHPLQLSGEASTAGTCFLEPLRGTQRQVLQLSLLRLLLFKLLLLDVLLTCGRLCVLAGQHXSWESLPPTHGIWT